From the genome of Bacteroides sp. MSB163, one region includes:
- a CDS encoding polysaccharide pyruvyl transferase family protein, which yields MNLVTWLGTGNYGTSLQSYALYEILKEMDYNVRFVHSFSPENFSLKKRLFFLLKIVVKEALKKFGRTDKDKKIRSFNKENYNHIHIHTEKQYRNLLKESDVFITGSDQIWNCYHNFDPFMFLAYAGNCKRVAYASSIGTIDIPQAYIEQVKCLLNKFTHIGVREGGMADFLNTLLSRNDVRQVLDPTFLLSSSKWLSFAKKSQLSLTLPQNYILCYFIGNRVEYALQLEEVKRITGISNIVLIPSLENETILINEATKCQDAGPYEFVELIAQSSMVCTDSFHACALSINLSKNFVAFKRFSDNDKKSQNSRIYDLLNLFGLSNRLYNGTNKSLKEPIDYFSVQKILQDHRDASVDFLRGSIEN from the coding sequence GTGAATTTAGTAACATGGCTGGGTACAGGGAATTATGGTACTAGTCTTCAGTCTTACGCTCTTTATGAGATACTGAAAGAGATGGATTACAATGTACGTTTTGTACATTCGTTTTCTCCTGAAAATTTCTCTCTAAAGAAAAGACTATTTTTTCTTTTGAAGATTGTTGTGAAAGAGGCATTAAAAAAGTTTGGGCGTACCGATAAAGATAAGAAGATTCGTTCTTTTAACAAGGAAAATTATAACCATATTCATATACATACTGAAAAGCAGTATCGAAATCTATTAAAAGAATCAGATGTTTTTATTACTGGCAGTGATCAAATATGGAATTGTTATCACAACTTTGACCCGTTTATGTTTTTAGCTTATGCAGGTAATTGTAAACGTGTGGCTTATGCCTCAAGTATTGGAACAATCGATATTCCTCAGGCATATATAGAACAGGTTAAGTGTTTATTAAACAAGTTCACTCACATAGGAGTAAGGGAAGGGGGGATGGCTGATTTTTTGAATACTCTTTTGAGCAGAAATGATGTCAGGCAGGTTTTAGATCCTACATTTCTTCTTTCAAGTTCAAAATGGCTTAGTTTTGCGAAGAAATCGCAGTTATCATTGACTTTGCCGCAGAATTATATTTTATGCTATTTTATAGGGAATCGCGTAGAATACGCTTTACAGCTTGAAGAGGTAAAGCGGATTACTGGAATATCAAATATTGTTTTGATTCCCTCATTGGAGAACGAAACCATTTTGATAAATGAAGCAACTAAATGTCAGGATGCAGGTCCATACGAATTTGTAGAACTTATCGCTCAGTCATCTATGGTATGTACAGATTCGTTTCACGCTTGTGCTTTATCTATCAATCTTTCTAAAAATTTTGTTGCTTTTAAGAGATTTTCTGATAATGATAAAAAGTCTCAAAATTCTCGAATTTATGATTTACTTAATCTGTTTGGATTGAGTAATCGACTTTATAATGGTACAAATAAGTCATTGAAAGAACCTATAGATTATTTTTCTGTTCAGAAAATTCTTCAAGATCATAGGGATGCATCAGTTGATTTCTTGAGAGGTTCGATTGAAAACTAA